Proteins encoded together in one Pseudomonas arsenicoxydans window:
- the fliF gene encoding flagellar basal-body MS-ring/collar protein FliF, which produces MAEAIADNVPAKATPVDGKPPLFGLSFLENLSEMTMLRQVGLLVGLAASVAIGFAVVLWSQQPDYRPLYGSLAGMDAKQVMETLAAADIPYTVEPNSGALLVKADDLSRARLKLAAAGVTPSDGNIGFEILDKDQGLGTSQFMEATRYRRGLEGELARTISSLNNVKGARVHLAIPKSSVFVRDERKPSASILVELYSGRSLEPGQVLAIINLVATSVPELSKSQITVVDQKGNLLSDQAENSELTMAGKQFDYSRRMESMLTQRVHNILQPVLGNDRYKAEVSADVDFSAVESTSEQFNPDQPALRSEQSVNEQRTASNGPQGVPGALSNQPPSPASAPQTTGGSTAAAGMVQPGQPLIDANGQQIMDPATGQPMLAPYPADKRQQSTKNFELDRSISHTKQQQGRLNRLSVSVVVDDQVKVNAANGETTRAPWSADELARFTRLVQDAVGFDASRGDSVSVINMPFSAERGEVIADIPFYSQPWFWDIVKQVLGVLFILVLVFGVLRPVLNNITGGGKGKQLAGLGSDVELGGMGGLDGELANDRVSLGGPTSILLPSPSEGYDAQLNAIKSLVAEDPGRVAQVVKEWINADE; this is translated from the coding sequence ATGGCAGAAGCAATCGCCGATAACGTTCCGGCCAAGGCCACTCCGGTAGACGGCAAACCGCCGCTGTTCGGGTTGTCCTTCCTGGAAAACCTCTCCGAGATGACCATGTTGCGTCAGGTGGGCCTGTTGGTCGGCCTGGCTGCGAGCGTGGCGATTGGCTTTGCCGTGGTGTTGTGGTCCCAGCAGCCGGATTACCGGCCTCTGTACGGCAGTCTTGCCGGCATGGATGCCAAGCAGGTCATGGAAACCCTGGCCGCAGCCGACATTCCCTATACCGTTGAACCGAACTCCGGAGCCTTGCTGGTCAAGGCCGATGACCTGTCCCGTGCGCGGCTCAAGCTCGCGGCTGCTGGTGTCACTCCCAGCGACGGCAACATCGGCTTTGAAATCCTCGACAAGGACCAGGGCCTGGGGACCAGCCAGTTCATGGAAGCGACCCGTTATCGTCGCGGCCTGGAAGGCGAACTGGCGCGCACCATTTCCAGCCTGAACAACGTCAAGGGTGCCCGCGTGCACCTGGCGATTCCGAAAAGCTCGGTGTTCGTGCGTGACGAGCGCAAGCCAAGCGCTTCGATCCTGGTTGAGCTGTATTCCGGCCGCTCGCTGGAGCCGGGTCAGGTACTGGCGATCATCAATCTGGTGGCAACCAGTGTTCCTGAACTGAGCAAATCGCAGATCACCGTGGTCGACCAGAAGGGCAACCTGCTGTCGGATCAGGCGGAAAATTCTGAACTGACCATGGCCGGCAAGCAATTCGATTACAGCCGTCGCATGGAAAGCATGCTGACCCAGCGCGTGCACAATATCCTGCAACCGGTGCTTGGCAACGATCGCTACAAAGCTGAAGTCTCCGCCGATGTGGACTTCAGCGCCGTCGAGTCGACCTCCGAGCAGTTCAACCCGGATCAACCGGCGTTGCGCAGCGAGCAGTCGGTCAACGAACAACGCACCGCCAGCAATGGCCCGCAAGGTGTGCCGGGTGCCTTGAGCAACCAGCCGCCATCGCCAGCCTCTGCGCCGCAAACCACCGGTGGCAGCACCGCAGCGGCCGGCATGGTTCAGCCAGGCCAGCCATTGATCGATGCCAACGGTCAGCAAATCATGGACCCGGCTACCGGTCAGCCGATGCTGGCGCCGTACCCGGCGGACAAGCGTCAACAGTCCACCAAGAACTTCGAGCTCGACCGTTCCATCAGCCACACCAAGCAGCAGCAGGGGCGTTTGAATCGCCTGTCGGTGTCGGTGGTGGTGGACGATCAGGTCAAGGTCAACGCAGCCAATGGCGAAACCACCCGTGCACCGTGGAGCGCCGACGAATTGGCGCGCTTCACTCGCCTGGTCCAGGACGCCGTCGGTTTCGACGCCAGCCGTGGCGACAGCGTGAGCGTGATCAACATGCCGTTCTCCGCCGAGCGCGGTGAAGTGATTGCCGATATTCCGTTCTACTCCCAGCCGTGGTTCTGGGACATCGTCAAGCAAGTGCTGGGTGTCTTGTTCATCCTGGTGCTGGTGTTCGGCGTGCTGCGCCCGGTGCTCAACAACATCACCGGTGGCGGCAAAGGCAAGCAACTTGCAGGTCTGGGCAGCGACGTGGAACTCGGTGGCATGGGCGGCCTGGACGGCGAACTGGCCAACGACCGCGTCAGCCTCGGTGGCCCGACCAGCATCCTGCTGCCGAGCCCGAGCGAAGGCTATGACGCGCAGTTGAATGCAATCAAGAGTTTGGTGGCAGAAGATCCGGGCCGTGTGGCCCAGGTCGTGAAAGAGTGGATTAACGCAGATGAGTGA
- the fliL gene encoding flagellar basal body-associated protein FliL, with the protein MAKSDAAVKDPATKGKIKLIIVIVVALLLAIGVSVGATWFFMHSAQSKPAEAQPAVVGKQPAIFEPMAPAFVANYNVNGRQRYMQVSITLQGRNQADLEALKVHMPVIRNNLVMLFSGQDFATLATPVGQEMLRQKATASVQEVAQKELGKVVIEQLLFTNFVLQ; encoded by the coding sequence ATGGCGAAGAGCGACGCAGCAGTAAAAGACCCCGCAACCAAAGGCAAGATCAAGCTGATCATTGTGATCGTGGTGGCTCTGCTGCTGGCGATTGGCGTGTCTGTGGGGGCGACCTGGTTTTTCATGCACAGCGCCCAGAGCAAACCTGCTGAGGCGCAACCGGCCGTGGTCGGCAAGCAGCCGGCGATCTTCGAGCCGATGGCGCCGGCCTTCGTGGCCAACTACAACGTGAACGGTCGCCAGCGCTACATGCAAGTGAGCATCACCCTGCAAGGTCGCAATCAGGCCGACCTTGAAGCGCTCAAAGTGCACATGCCGGTGATCCGCAACAACCTGGTCATGCTGTTCTCCGGCCAGGATTTCGCCACGCTGGCGACCCCGGTCGGCCAGGAGATGTTGCGTCAGAAGGCCACGGCCAGCGTCCAGGAAGTGGCGCAGAAAGAACTCGGCAAAGTGGTGATTGAACAGCTGCTTTTCACTAATTTCGTACTGCAGTAG
- a CDS encoding flagellar hook-length control protein FliK, giving the protein MPVTPHSLLQAVATAKTQAASANTPAPAAEPGSKASSFADVYAHQAQNKPSVVADKPAKPVADSGPKGSGKKDVSNDKPAAPEPAVADSGNSLPADKPAQANDTTTSDNKTDVTATPVADTTPVDPALMPGVVPLPLVTAPVAPSAPPVAQSPQPQVEASVASAIAAPAAAAAAADSDFDPAADPLDALPAVRMAMEQSGHVSASSQAQPKATPAQTQADGELTSAQNFTAGMASMLNVQADKDSTSQGGEKAFSGLIDDGLKDLKNASSDTRVDDFANRLAALTQAATPKTANALPVNQPIAMHQSGWTEEVVNRVMYLSSANLKAADIQLQPAELGRLDIRVNMIPDQQTQITFMSAHPSVREALDGQMHRLRDMFAQQGMGQVDVNVSDQSRGWQGQGQGQEQAQQGQGGRTNASGGRLDGMDDEITPTVAEVAATATTSVIGSSAVDYYA; this is encoded by the coding sequence ATGCCCGTTACCCCACATTCGCTTCTTCAGGCTGTCGCCACGGCCAAGACTCAAGCCGCCAGCGCCAATACCCCGGCACCGGCCGCTGAGCCAGGGAGCAAGGCGTCCAGCTTCGCTGATGTTTACGCCCATCAAGCCCAGAACAAGCCTTCTGTGGTAGCGGACAAACCTGCCAAACCTGTTGCTGACAGCGGCCCTAAGGGCTCGGGCAAAAAGGATGTGAGCAACGATAAGCCTGCCGCCCCGGAACCGGCGGTTGCCGATAGCGGCAATTCCTTGCCTGCCGATAAACCGGCGCAGGCTAACGATACAACCACCAGCGATAACAAGACTGACGTCACTGCCACACCTGTGGCCGATACGACGCCTGTGGACCCTGCCTTGATGCCGGGGGTGGTGCCGCTGCCGCTGGTGACTGCGCCGGTCGCGCCATCGGCCCCGCCGGTCGCCCAGAGTCCTCAGCCGCAGGTTGAAGCGTCAGTGGCCTCTGCCATTGCCGCACCAGCAGCAGCGGCCGCTGCTGCCGATAGCGATTTCGATCCGGCAGCTGACCCGCTCGATGCGCTGCCAGCCGTACGCATGGCCATGGAACAGAGTGGTCACGTCTCCGCCAGCAGCCAGGCTCAGCCTAAGGCGACGCCCGCACAGACCCAGGCCGACGGGGAACTGACCTCGGCGCAGAATTTTACCGCTGGCATGGCCAGCATGCTCAATGTGCAAGCCGACAAGGACAGCACCAGCCAGGGTGGCGAGAAAGCCTTCAGCGGTCTGATTGATGACGGCCTCAAGGACCTGAAGAACGCCAGCAGCGATACCCGTGTCGATGATTTCGCTAACCGTCTTGCGGCATTGACCCAGGCGGCCACCCCCAAGACTGCCAATGCCTTGCCGGTGAACCAGCCAATCGCCATGCACCAGAGCGGCTGGACCGAAGAAGTGGTCAACCGGGTCATGTACCTCTCCAGCGCCAATCTGAAGGCAGCGGACATTCAGTTGCAACCGGCTGAACTGGGGCGTCTCGACATTCGGGTGAACATGATTCCCGATCAGCAGACCCAGATCACCTTCATGAGCGCCCATCCAAGCGTGCGCGAGGCGCTGGACGGGCAAATGCACCGCCTGCGTGACATGTTCGCGCAACAGGGGATGGGTCAGGTTGACGTCAACGTGTCCGACCAGTCGCGTGGCTGGCAAGGTCAGGGGCAGGGCCAGGAACAGGCGCAGCAGGGGCAGGGTGGCCGTACCAATGCCAGTGGTGGTCGCCTCGACGGGATGGATGACGAAATCACCCCGACCGTCGCCGAGGTGGCCGCCACCGCCACCACCAGTGTCATCGGCTCCAGCGCCGTCGACTACTACGCCTGA
- the fliJ gene encoding flagellar export protein FliJ: MAQSRAARLAPVVEMAEKAEKTAVMRLGHFQGQVRLAESKLADLESFRLDYQEQWIVRGSSGVSGQWLLGYQGFLAQLGTAIDQQRQSLNWHQNNLNKARESWQQAFARVEGLRKLVQRYMDEARKLEDKREQKLLDELSQRLPRHDPY; this comes from the coding sequence ATGGCCCAGAGCCGTGCGGCACGCCTGGCACCCGTGGTGGAAATGGCTGAAAAGGCCGAAAAAACCGCGGTCATGCGCCTTGGGCACTTCCAGGGCCAGGTACGTCTGGCGGAAAGCAAGCTCGCCGACCTCGAAAGCTTCCGCCTCGATTATCAGGAACAATGGATCGTACGCGGCAGCAGCGGCGTTTCCGGTCAATGGTTGCTCGGCTATCAAGGCTTTCTTGCACAACTGGGCACGGCCATCGATCAGCAGCGCCAGAGCTTGAACTGGCACCAGAACAACCTCAACAAGGCGCGCGAGTCCTGGCAGCAGGCGTTTGCACGGGTTGAAGGGTTGCGAAAACTTGTACAGCGTTACATGGACGAAGCGCGCAAGCTCGAAGACAAACGCGAACAGAAGCTGCTGGATGAATTGTCCCAGCGGTTGCCCCGGCATGATCCTTATTAA
- a CDS encoding ATP-binding SpoIIE family protein phosphatase encodes MQPSLEPLTILIAEDSAADRMLLSSIVRRQGHAVLTAANGAEAVETFRLQRPHLVLMDAMMPVMDGFEAARQIKDLAGETLVPIIFLTSLTESEALARCLEAGGDDFLAKPYNQVILAAKIKAMDRLRRLQATVLQQRDLISRHNDYLLNEQRVAKAVFDKVAHSGCLNAPNIRYLQSPYALFNGDLLLAAFTPAGDMHVLLGDFTGHGLPAAVGAMPLAEVFYGMTAKGYGLAETLREMNAKLKRILPVDMFCCATLLCLSFQRRSVEVWNGGMPDGYLHRIASGERTPLSARHLPLGVLSPQTFNDSTEVFPMAVGDRVFLLSDGVIDTCDANEQLFGVERLQRVFAANREPDALFEEIEQALRDFRGEARDDVSMVEISLLEAAQLSPPALVYSDSGQSCPLDWSVSFEFRADTLKRYNPLPYLLQLLLEVHGLRAQSGALYSVLAELYSNALEHGVLGLDSSLKRDAAGFARYYQQRNERLDELRDGYVRVHLQIAPHGEGGHLIIRVEDSGAGFDVARVMERPVDGGRLSGRGVSLIRQLSRNASWSDNGRSARVEFFWEALA; translated from the coding sequence CTGCAGCCGTCGCTTGAACCGCTGACAATCCTCATCGCTGAAGACAGCGCGGCCGATCGCATGCTGCTGTCGAGCATCGTCCGTCGCCAGGGGCATGCCGTGCTCACGGCTGCCAACGGTGCCGAGGCCGTCGAGACTTTTCGTCTGCAACGGCCGCACCTGGTGCTGATGGACGCCATGATGCCGGTCATGGACGGATTCGAAGCGGCGCGGCAGATCAAGGATTTGGCCGGGGAAACCCTGGTGCCGATCATCTTCCTGACCTCGCTGACCGAAAGCGAAGCCCTGGCCCGTTGTCTGGAGGCCGGTGGCGACGATTTTCTGGCAAAACCCTATAACCAGGTGATCCTCGCCGCCAAAATCAAGGCAATGGACCGCTTGCGACGATTGCAGGCCACGGTGCTGCAGCAGCGCGACCTGATTTCCAGGCATAACGACTACTTGCTCAATGAGCAGCGGGTGGCCAAAGCCGTGTTCGACAAGGTGGCGCATTCGGGCTGTTTGAACGCACCGAACATCCGCTACCTGCAATCGCCTTATGCGCTGTTCAACGGCGATCTGCTGCTCGCGGCGTTCACCCCGGCCGGCGACATGCACGTGCTGCTGGGCGATTTCACCGGTCATGGTCTGCCCGCTGCCGTCGGCGCCATGCCTCTGGCTGAAGTCTTCTACGGCATGACGGCCAAGGGCTACGGCCTGGCAGAAACCCTGCGCGAGATGAACGCCAAGCTCAAACGCATCCTGCCGGTGGATATGTTCTGTTGCGCCACGCTGCTGTGCCTGAGCTTTCAGCGACGTTCGGTGGAGGTTTGGAACGGCGGGATGCCGGACGGTTATCTGCACCGCATCGCCAGTGGTGAGCGCACGCCGCTGTCGGCGCGACATTTGCCGCTGGGGGTGCTTAGCCCGCAAACCTTCAATGACAGCACCGAAGTGTTTCCGATGGCCGTTGGCGATCGTGTATTCCTGTTGTCCGACGGGGTCATCGACACCTGCGATGCCAACGAACAGTTGTTTGGCGTGGAACGCTTGCAGCGGGTGTTTGCGGCCAATCGAGAGCCCGATGCGCTGTTCGAGGAGATCGAGCAGGCGTTGCGGGATTTCCGTGGCGAGGCGCGCGATGACGTGAGCATGGTCGAGATCAGTCTGCTGGAAGCGGCGCAACTGAGCCCGCCAGCGCTGGTGTATTCCGACAGCGGCCAGTCATGCCCGCTGGACTGGTCGGTGAGTTTCGAGTTTCGTGCCGATACCCTCAAACGATACAACCCGTTGCCGTACCTGTTGCAATTACTGCTTGAGGTGCATGGCCTGCGGGCTCAGAGTGGTGCTCTTTACAGTGTACTGGCAGAGCTTTATTCGAATGCCCTGGAGCATGGCGTGCTCGGTCTGGATTCCAGTCTCAAGCGCGATGCGGCGGGTTTCGCCCGCTATTACCAGCAGCGCAATGAGCGGCTGGATGAGTTGCGAGACGGTTACGTGCGGGTGCATCTGCAGATCGCGCCGCACGGCGAGGGCGGTCATCTGATTATCCGGGTTGAAGACAGTGGCGCGGGTTTTGACGTGGCCCGGGTGATGGAGCGTCCCGTCGATGGCGGTCGTCTGTCGGGGCGCGGCGTCAGTCTGATCCGCCAGTTGAGCCGCAACGCGAGCTGGTCCGACAATGGTCGTAGTGCGCGCGTGGAGTTTTTCTGGGAGGCTCTGGCATAA
- the fliE gene encoding flagellar hook-basal body complex protein FliE — translation MSQGIEFNRLMLDMRSMQMDAMSASKSTAAVPALGGSSFSDMLGQAVNKVNDTQQASNQLASAFEIGKSGVDLTDVMISSQKASVSFQALTQVRNKLVQAYQDIMQMPV, via the coding sequence ATGAGCCAAGGTATTGAATTCAATCGGTTGATGCTGGACATGCGTTCCATGCAAATGGATGCGATGTCTGCGTCGAAATCGACTGCCGCCGTTCCAGCACTGGGTGGCAGCAGCTTTTCCGACATGCTCGGCCAGGCTGTCAATAAAGTGAACGATACGCAGCAAGCATCCAATCAGTTGGCCAGCGCCTTCGAGATCGGCAAGAGCGGCGTCGACCTGACGGACGTGATGATTTCCTCGCAGAAGGCCAGCGTGTCTTTCCAGGCGTTGACCCAGGTGCGCAACAAGTTGGTTCAGGCTTATCAAGACATCATGCAGATGCCGGTTTAA
- the fliG gene encoding flagellar motor switch protein FliG gives MSDNRAVAAKLTKVDKAAILLLSLGSTDAAQVLRHMGPKEVQRVGVAMAQMGNVHREQVEQVMSEFVDIVGDQTSLGVGSDDYVRKMLTQALGEDKANGLIDRILLGGNTSGLDSLKWMEPRAVADVIRYEHPQIQAIVVAYLDPDQAGEVLGNFDHKVRLDIILRVSSLNTVQPAALKELNQILEKQFSGNSNASRTTLGGIKRAADIMNFLDSSIEGQLMDSIREVDEDLSGQIEDLMFVFNNLSDVDDRGIQALLREVSSDVLVLALKGSDEGVKEKIFKNMSKRAAELLRDDLEAKGPVRVSDVETAQKEILTIARRMAEAGEIVLGGKGGEEMI, from the coding sequence ATGAGTGATAACCGAGCCGTTGCCGCCAAACTGACCAAGGTCGACAAAGCCGCGATTCTGCTGCTGTCCCTCGGTTCCACCGATGCTGCACAAGTGCTGCGCCACATGGGGCCCAAGGAGGTCCAGCGTGTGGGTGTGGCGATGGCCCAGATGGGCAACGTGCACCGCGAACAGGTCGAACAGGTCATGAGCGAGTTCGTCGACATCGTCGGCGACCAGACCAGCCTGGGCGTCGGTTCCGATGACTACGTGCGCAAAATGCTTACCCAGGCACTGGGCGAAGACAAGGCCAACGGCCTGATCGACCGCATCTTGCTGGGCGGCAACACCAGTGGCCTCGACAGCCTTAAGTGGATGGAGCCACGCGCCGTCGCCGACGTGATCCGTTACGAGCACCCACAGATCCAGGCGATCGTCGTGGCGTACCTCGACCCGGACCAGGCCGGTGAAGTGCTGGGCAACTTTGACCACAAGGTGCGCCTGGACATCATTCTGCGGGTGTCCTCGTTGAACACGGTGCAGCCGGCGGCCCTGAAAGAACTTAACCAGATTCTCGAGAAGCAGTTCTCCGGCAACTCGAATGCCTCGCGCACCACCCTGGGTGGCATCAAGCGCGCGGCCGATATCATGAACTTCCTCGACAGCTCGATCGAAGGCCAGTTGATGGACTCGATTCGCGAAGTCGACGAAGACCTGTCCGGTCAGATCGAAGACCTCATGTTCGTGTTCAACAACCTGTCCGATGTCGACGACCGCGGGATTCAGGCATTGCTGCGCGAAGTGTCCTCCGACGTGCTGGTGCTGGCCCTCAAGGGGTCGGACGAAGGCGTCAAGGAGAAGATCTTCAAGAACATGTCCAAGCGTGCGGCCGAACTGTTGCGCGACGACCTCGAGGCCAAGGGCCCGGTGCGCGTCAGCGACGTGGAAACTGCGCAGAAAGAAATCCTCACCATTGCCCGCCGTATGGCCGAAGCCGGAGAAATCGTTCTCGGCGGGAAGGGCGGCGAAGAGATGATCTAA
- the fliI gene encoding flagellar protein export ATPase FliI produces the protein MRLDRTSFAKRLGSYAEVTELAGAPILEGRLLRMVGLTLEAEGLRAAMGARCMVINDDSYQPVQVEAEVMGFSGSKVFLMPVGSVAGIAPGARVVPLADTGRLPMGMSMLGRVLDGAGRALDGKGGMKAEDWVPMDGPTINPLKREPISEPLDVGIRTINGLLTVGRGQRLGLFAGTGVGKSVLLGMMTRFTEADIIVVGLIGERGREVKEFIEHILGEEGLKRSVVVASPADDAPLMRLRAAMYCTRIAEYFRDKGKNVLLLMDSLTRFAQAQREIALAIGEPPATKGYPPSVFAKLPKLVERAGNAEKGGGSITAFYTVLSEGDDQQDPIADSARGVLDGHIVLSRRLAEEGHYPAIDIEASISRVMPSVVSPEHMTRAQMFKQYWSRYQQSRDLISVGAYVPGGDRETDIAISLQPAMTTYLRQGLNDNIGMAASENHLATIFAPAAGG, from the coding sequence ATGCGCCTTGACCGCACCAGCTTCGCCAAGCGCCTGGGCAGCTACGCCGAGGTCACCGAGCTTGCCGGGGCGCCGATCCTTGAAGGACGCTTGTTGCGCATGGTCGGCCTGACCCTCGAAGCCGAGGGCTTGCGCGCCGCCATGGGCGCTCGCTGCATGGTCATCAACGACGACAGTTATCAGCCGGTGCAGGTCGAAGCCGAAGTCATGGGCTTCTCCGGCAGCAAGGTTTTCCTGATGCCGGTCGGCAGCGTCGCCGGTATTGCGCCGGGTGCCCGCGTCGTGCCGTTGGCCGATACCGGTCGCTTGCCGATGGGCATGAGCATGCTCGGGCGGGTGCTCGATGGTGCCGGTCGTGCGCTGGACGGCAAGGGTGGCATGAAAGCCGAAGACTGGGTGCCGATGGATGGCCCGACCATCAACCCGCTCAAGCGCGAACCGATCAGCGAGCCGCTGGACGTAGGTATCCGCACCATCAACGGATTGTTGACGGTCGGCCGTGGTCAGCGTCTCGGCCTGTTCGCCGGTACCGGTGTAGGTAAATCCGTGCTGCTGGGCATGATGACGCGCTTCACCGAGGCCGACATTATTGTCGTCGGGCTGATCGGTGAGCGGGGTCGTGAAGTTAAAGAGTTCATCGAGCACATCCTCGGTGAAGAAGGACTCAAGCGTTCGGTGGTCGTCGCGTCGCCGGCGGACGATGCACCGCTGATGCGTCTGCGCGCCGCGATGTATTGCACGCGCATCGCCGAGTATTTTCGCGACAAGGGCAAGAATGTCCTGTTGCTCATGGATTCCCTGACCCGTTTCGCCCAGGCCCAGCGGGAAATCGCCCTGGCCATCGGCGAGCCACCGGCTACCAAAGGCTATCCGCCGTCGGTTTTCGCCAAGTTACCGAAACTGGTGGAGCGGGCCGGCAATGCCGAGAAGGGCGGTGGTTCGATCACCGCGTTCTACACCGTATTGTCCGAAGGCGATGACCAGCAGGACCCGATTGCCGACTCGGCTCGGGGCGTGCTTGACGGGCACATCGTGCTGTCCCGGCGTCTGGCTGAAGAAGGCCACTACCCGGCCATCGATATCGAAGCGTCCATCAGCCGGGTCATGCCATCGGTGGTCAGTCCGGAGCACATGACGCGCGCGCAGATGTTCAAACAGTACTGGTCGCGTTATCAGCAAAGTCGCGACCTGATCAGCGTCGGTGCCTACGTGCCGGGCGGTGATCGAGAAACCGACATTGCGATTTCACTGCAACCGGCCATGACCACCTATCTGCGACAGGGTTTGAACGACAACATTGGCATGGCGGCCAGCGAGAACCATCTCGCTACCATCTTCGCCCCGGCAGCGGGCGGCTAA
- the fliH gene encoding flagellar assembly protein FliH, giving the protein MSSKHDESQTDLIRGKAVAGFDVWALPSFDPFVPEPEPEPEPEPPEMEEVPLDEVQPLTLEELESIRQEAYNEGFAVGEREGFHSATLKVRQEAEVILASKVAGLEQMMVSLFEPIAEQDTQIEKSLIDLVQHITKQVIQRELAIDSTQIENVMREALKLLPLGASNVRLYINPQDFEQVKALRERHEETWRIVEDVSLLPGGCRVETEHSRIDATVETRVAQVMVKLFDQLHDQALHPAEPDLSLELPIDDKPAEAPVEGLPDDPDAP; this is encoded by the coding sequence ATGTCGTCCAAACATGATGAGTCCCAGACCGACCTGATCCGTGGCAAGGCCGTCGCCGGTTTTGACGTCTGGGCGTTGCCCAGTTTCGATCCTTTTGTGCCAGAGCCCGAGCCGGAACCCGAGCCCGAGCCGCCGGAAATGGAAGAGGTGCCGCTGGACGAAGTCCAGCCACTGACCCTCGAAGAGCTCGAAAGCATTCGCCAGGAGGCCTACAACGAAGGCTTCGCGGTGGGTGAGAGAGAAGGTTTCCACAGTGCCACGCTCAAGGTCCGTCAGGAAGCCGAAGTGATCCTGGCGTCGAAAGTGGCAGGCCTGGAACAGATGATGGTCAGTCTGTTCGAGCCTATCGCCGAGCAGGACACCCAGATCGAAAAGTCCCTGATCGACCTCGTGCAGCACATCACCAAGCAGGTGATTCAGCGCGAACTGGCCATCGACTCGACGCAGATCGAAAACGTCATGCGCGAGGCCCTCAAGCTGTTGCCGTTGGGCGCGAGCAATGTGCGCCTGTACATCAACCCGCAAGATTTCGAACAGGTCAAAGCCCTGCGCGAGCGCCATGAAGAAACCTGGCGCATCGTCGAGGACGTGTCCCTGTTGCCCGGCGGTTGCCGGGTCGAAACTGAACACAGTCGCATCGACGCCACCGTCGAAACCCGCGTGGCGCAAGTCATGGTCAAACTGTTCGATCAGTTGCATGACCAGGCCTTGCACCCGGCGGAGCCGGATCTGAGCCTGGAATTGCCCATCGACGACAAGCCGGCAGAGGCGCCGGTAGAAGGGCTGCCGGACGATCCCGATGCGCCTTGA
- a CDS encoding STAS domain-containing protein, whose protein sequence is MSVTTETSQDGTKLTILIKGRFDFAKHSEFRESYENLEPKPESFEVNLKDATYLDSSALGMLLLLRDHAGGESAEITLSHANADVRKILAISNFEQIFDVA, encoded by the coding sequence ATGTCAGTTACTACAGAAACCTCCCAGGACGGGACCAAGCTGACGATTTTGATCAAGGGACGCTTCGATTTCGCCAAGCATTCGGAATTTCGTGAGTCCTACGAAAATCTTGAGCCAAAACCGGAATCCTTCGAAGTGAATTTGAAGGACGCCACGTACCTCGACAGTTCGGCGCTCGGAATGCTCCTTCTGTTGCGTGATCACGCCGGTGGCGAGAGTGCCGAAATCACGTTGAGCCACGCCAACGCCGATGTGCGCAAGATTCTCGCGATCTCCAACTTCGAACAAATCTTCGACGTTGCATGA
- a CDS encoding Hpt domain-containing protein translates to MADTHLNRDVLSTLREVMEDEYPMLLDTFLADSEERLLLLRKAEDPVTLMDAAHSFKGSSSNMGATRLTELCSELELRAKQKNLAGIEKLVGEIDDEFAFIRPLYEAERQRSLTG, encoded by the coding sequence GTGGCTGACACACACCTGAATCGCGATGTGCTGAGCACGTTGCGGGAAGTGATGGAAGATGAGTATCCGATGTTATTGGATACCTTCCTGGCAGACTCCGAAGAGCGATTGCTGCTGCTGCGAAAGGCTGAAGATCCCGTCACGCTGATGGACGCCGCCCATAGTTTCAAGGGGAGCAGCAGCAACATGGGGGCTACTCGCCTCACTGAGCTGTGCAGTGAGCTTGAGTTGCGCGCCAAACAAAAAAACCTCGCTGGCATTGAAAAGCTGGTCGGGGAAATCGACGATGAATTCGCCTTTATCCGACCGCTGTACGAGGCGGAGCGCCAACGCTCTCTCACTGGCTAA